From Herbiconiux flava, one genomic window encodes:
- a CDS encoding DNA-3-methyladenine glycosylase produces the protein MIDFSATAVEVAPLLLGGVIAHDSPEGRVTVRLTEVEAYLGDGLDPGSHAFRGRTRRNDSMYGEPGRLYTYFTYGMHVCANVVCSPAGEASAVLLRAGEVIEGLELARSRRPTSRSDVDLARGPALLVKALGIALSDDGADLGTPPFSLAPAEQRASGIATSLRTGVSGDGGRPPFAWRFFLEGEPTVSPYKRHPKLAAG, from the coding sequence GTGATCGACTTCTCGGCGACGGCCGTCGAGGTCGCACCCCTGCTGCTCGGGGGCGTGATCGCGCACGACTCGCCGGAGGGCCGGGTGACCGTGCGCCTCACCGAGGTCGAGGCCTACCTCGGCGACGGGCTCGACCCCGGATCGCACGCCTTCCGCGGACGCACCCGCCGGAACGACTCCATGTACGGAGAGCCCGGCCGGCTCTACACGTACTTCACCTACGGCATGCACGTCTGCGCCAACGTGGTCTGCTCGCCGGCGGGGGAGGCGTCGGCCGTGCTGCTGCGGGCGGGCGAGGTGATCGAGGGCCTCGAGCTCGCGCGGTCGCGGCGCCCCACCTCACGGTCCGACGTCGACCTCGCGCGGGGCCCGGCGCTGCTGGTGAAGGCCCTCGGCATCGCGCTGAGCGACGACGGCGCCGACCTCGGCACCCCGCCGTTCTCGCTCGCCCCGGCGGAGCAGCGCGCATCCGGGATCGCCACCTCGCTGCGGACGGGAGTGAGCGGCGACGGCGGCCGGCCCCCCTTCGCCTGGCGGTTCTTCCTCGAGGGCGAGCCGACCGTCTCGCCCTACAAGCGCCACCCCAAGCTCGCCGCGGGCTGA
- the tyrS gene encoding tyrosine--tRNA ligase, with the protein MSDLIDPAALVPQNDPSFDDVWDELNYRGLVHVSTDAAALKELLAGPPITLYCGFDPTAPSLHLGNLVQLLVLRRLQLAGHKPLGLVGGSTGLIGDPRPTAERTLNTKDTVAEWVGYLQGQIERFLSFEGENAARMVNNLDWTAPLSAIDFLRDIGKYFRVGTMLKKDAVSARLNSDAGISYTEFSYQILQGMDFLELYRSYGCVLQTGGSDQWGNLTSGTDLIHRAEGVSVHAIGTPLITNSDGTKFGKSEGNAVWLDPALTSPYAFYQFWLNTDDADVIARLKIFTFLPRPEIERLEAAVDEAPFRREAQRTLAYLVTAFVHGVPATESAIAAAAALFGQGDLSELDAQTVAAAVAELPRAEVTGETSIVEALVASGLVSSTSDARRAIGQGGVYLNNTKVETDAETIGDRRLAGGFAVLRRGKKTLAGLSISG; encoded by the coding sequence GTGTCAGACCTCATCGATCCCGCCGCTCTCGTGCCGCAGAACGATCCCTCGTTCGACGACGTGTGGGACGAGCTGAACTACCGCGGACTCGTGCACGTGTCGACCGATGCAGCGGCGCTGAAGGAGCTGCTCGCCGGGCCGCCGATCACGCTGTACTGCGGCTTCGACCCAACGGCGCCGAGCCTGCACCTCGGCAATCTCGTGCAGCTCCTGGTGCTGCGCCGGCTGCAGCTCGCGGGCCACAAGCCGCTCGGACTGGTGGGCGGATCGACGGGGTTGATCGGCGACCCGCGGCCCACGGCCGAACGCACCCTGAACACCAAGGACACCGTGGCCGAGTGGGTCGGCTACCTGCAGGGCCAGATCGAGCGCTTCCTCAGTTTCGAGGGTGAGAACGCCGCTCGCATGGTCAACAACCTCGACTGGACCGCGCCGCTCTCGGCCATCGACTTCCTGCGCGACATCGGCAAGTACTTCCGGGTCGGCACGATGCTGAAGAAAGACGCGGTCTCGGCACGGCTGAACTCCGACGCGGGCATCAGCTACACCGAGTTCAGCTACCAGATCCTGCAGGGCATGGACTTCCTCGAGCTGTACCGCAGCTACGGCTGCGTGCTGCAGACCGGGGGCAGCGACCAGTGGGGCAACCTCACGAGCGGCACCGACCTGATCCATCGCGCCGAGGGGGTGAGCGTGCATGCCATCGGCACCCCGCTCATCACGAATTCCGACGGCACCAAGTTCGGCAAGAGCGAGGGCAACGCCGTCTGGCTCGACCCGGCCCTGACGAGCCCCTACGCGTTCTACCAGTTCTGGCTCAACACCGACGATGCCGACGTGATCGCGCGGCTGAAGATCTTCACGTTCCTGCCGCGCCCCGAGATCGAGCGGCTCGAAGCGGCCGTGGACGAGGCCCCGTTCCGACGGGAGGCGCAGCGTACGCTCGCCTACCTGGTGACGGCCTTCGTGCACGGGGTGCCGGCGACCGAGTCGGCGATCGCGGCGGCCGCCGCCCTGTTCGGGCAAGGCGACCTGTCGGAGTTGGATGCTCAGACCGTCGCCGCGGCGGTGGCCGAACTCCCGCGGGCCGAGGTGACGGGGGAGACCTCGATCGTCGAGGCCCTGGTGGCGAGCGGACTGGTCTCGTCGACCAGCGACGCCCGTCGCGCCATCGGCCAGGGCGGGGTGTACCTGAACAACACCAAGGTCGAGACCGACGCCGAGACCATCGGCGACCGTCGGCTCGCCGGCGGTTTCGCGGTGCTGCGCCGGGGCAAGAAGACCCTCGCCGGCCTGTCGATCAGCGGATGA
- a CDS encoding TlyA family RNA methyltransferase, with the protein MPSSTRLDATVATLGLARSRTHAARLIANGYVRVDGAPIVKAAHPVLDGQVVTVDAVDRYVSRGANKLIAALDAFPVTVQGKLALDAGASTGGFTQVLLERGVRQVLAVDVGHGQLDPIVAKDERVVAVEGFNLRFATPETLGGASGVHEAVELVVGDLSFISLGIVLPALQSVATPDADFVLLVKPQFEVGRTGVKEGIVKNAALRADAVSNVLWAAYDLGLSTAGMIASPIAGSAGNQEYLVWFNREVGSHPTEWLHRVTEMTGA; encoded by the coding sequence ATGCCTAGCTCCACCCGTCTCGACGCGACCGTCGCCACCCTCGGTCTCGCGCGCTCCCGCACCCACGCCGCCCGGCTGATCGCGAACGGCTACGTGCGGGTCGATGGCGCGCCGATCGTGAAGGCCGCGCATCCGGTGCTCGACGGGCAGGTGGTCACGGTGGACGCAGTCGACCGGTACGTCAGCCGTGGTGCGAACAAGCTGATCGCCGCGCTCGACGCCTTCCCCGTGACCGTCCAGGGGAAGCTGGCGCTCGACGCCGGCGCGTCCACCGGTGGCTTCACGCAGGTGCTCCTTGAGCGGGGAGTGCGGCAGGTGCTGGCCGTCGATGTCGGGCACGGCCAGCTCGACCCGATCGTCGCCAAGGACGAGCGGGTGGTGGCGGTGGAGGGGTTCAACCTGCGTTTCGCGACGCCCGAGACGCTCGGCGGAGCATCCGGTGTTCACGAAGCCGTGGAGCTCGTGGTGGGCGACCTGTCGTTCATCTCGCTGGGGATCGTGCTGCCGGCACTGCAGAGCGTGGCCACGCCCGACGCCGACTTCGTGCTGCTGGTGAAGCCGCAGTTCGAGGTGGGGCGCACCGGGGTGAAGGAGGGCATCGTGAAGAACGCAGCCCTCCGGGCCGATGCCGTCTCGAACGTCCTCTGGGCGGCGTACGACCTCGGGTTGTCCACAGCCGGCATGATCGCGTCCCCCATTGCCGGGAGTGCCGGGAATCAGGAGTATCTGGTCTGGTTCAATCGGGAGGTCGGGTCCCATCCGACAGAATGGTTGCACCGGGTGACCGAGATGACAGGAGCGTGA
- a CDS encoding NAD kinase, whose product MATERYMLVVLHTGRRDSVLAAASVCDQLREAGVTPVLPPFDEGDHPEVLDELGEVATLGAGISVYDLELVMVLGGDGTILRAAEIVRGATVPLLGVNLGHVGFLAESERKDLTATVQRALARDYLVEERMTLSVRVKLGTEVVYESWALNEATVEKASRERMLEVVIEVDGRPLSSFGCDGVVMSTPTGSTAYSFSAGGPVVWPSLDALLMVPLSPHALFARPLVVGPDSALAVEVLERSEGGAVLWSDGRRMRDLPKGARVVVRRSPVPVRLARLQMGPFTDRLVRKFNLPVNGWRGPMDRD is encoded by the coding sequence GTGGCGACTGAGCGATACATGCTCGTGGTGCTGCACACCGGCCGGCGCGACTCCGTGCTGGCCGCTGCGAGCGTCTGCGACCAGCTGCGGGAGGCCGGCGTGACGCCGGTGCTGCCCCCCTTCGACGAGGGCGACCACCCCGAGGTGCTCGACGAGCTGGGAGAGGTGGCGACGCTCGGCGCCGGCATCTCGGTCTACGACCTCGAGCTCGTGATGGTGCTGGGTGGCGACGGCACGATCCTGCGCGCCGCAGAGATCGTGCGCGGCGCGACGGTGCCCCTGCTCGGCGTGAACCTCGGCCACGTCGGGTTCCTCGCCGAGAGCGAGCGAAAAGACCTCACCGCCACGGTGCAGCGCGCCCTGGCCCGCGACTACCTCGTCGAGGAGCGCATGACGCTCTCGGTGCGGGTGAAGCTCGGCACCGAGGTGGTCTACGAGAGCTGGGCGCTGAACGAGGCGACGGTCGAGAAGGCGAGTCGCGAGCGGATGCTCGAGGTCGTCATCGAGGTCGACGGCCGCCCCCTGTCGAGCTTCGGCTGCGACGGCGTGGTGATGTCGACGCCCACCGGCTCCACGGCCTATTCCTTCTCGGCGGGCGGCCCGGTCGTCTGGCCGAGCCTCGACGCCCTGCTCATGGTTCCGCTCAGCCCGCACGCGCTGTTCGCGCGTCCGCTCGTCGTCGGCCCCGACTCCGCGCTGGCGGTCGAGGTGCTCGAGCGGTCCGAGGGCGGTGCCGTGCTCTGGAGTGACGGGCGGCGGATGCGCGACCTCCCCAAGGGCGCCCGGGTCGTCGTGCGGCGATCGCCCGTTCCGGTGCGGCTCGCCCGGCTGCAGATGGGGCCGTTCACCGACCGGCTCGTGCGCAAGTTCAATCTGCCCGTGAACGGGTGGAGAGGCCCGATGGACCGTGATTGA
- the recN gene encoding DNA repair protein RecN, which produces MIEELSIRDLGVIGEAVLPLGRGFTAVTGETGAGKTMVVSALGLLLGQRADTGAVRSGAAQAWVEGRVLVDPESAVAERVREIGGDLDDGGPDGSEVILSRSVSAEGRGRTVVGGRSAPLSVLSEIGDALVVVHGQSDQLRLKSQAAQRGALDSFAGAALAARLSEYRSLHGSWQAHTAEIEALVTERTARIREADQLRTAIDEITAVAPQPGEDDELADVAARLTNLEDLRIASAEARETISSETGDHPDTVGLIDAALRSLERVAHHDQALAPIVEALVSASFLVSDISTQLASYAGTLETDEVGELDRVQERRADLTNLMRKYGPGLSDVIAYAESAEPRLLELDSDSDRIEQLTALVDDELAELERLADELSALRRAAGEELSAKVTAELGALAMPNARFVVDVQPREELGTTGRDLVQFLLRPHEGTEPRPLNKGASGGELSRVMLAIEVVLATADPVPTFVFDEVDAGVGGASAIEIGRRLAALAQTSQVIVVTHLAQVAAFATNHLRVEKNLDGPVTASNVVQLEGDERLAEMARLLSGLPDSESGLAHAAELLEIARSLAVAG; this is translated from the coding sequence GTGATTGAAGAACTCTCCATCCGCGACCTCGGGGTGATCGGCGAGGCCGTGCTGCCCCTCGGGCGCGGGTTCACCGCCGTCACCGGTGAGACCGGTGCGGGCAAGACGATGGTGGTGTCCGCGCTCGGGCTGCTGCTCGGGCAGCGTGCCGACACGGGCGCGGTGCGCTCCGGCGCGGCGCAGGCCTGGGTCGAGGGGCGCGTCCTCGTCGACCCCGAGAGCGCCGTGGCCGAGCGCGTGCGCGAGATCGGCGGCGACCTCGACGACGGCGGGCCCGACGGCAGCGAGGTCATCCTGTCGCGCTCGGTCTCGGCCGAGGGGCGCGGGCGCACCGTCGTCGGCGGGCGGTCCGCTCCGCTGAGCGTGCTGAGCGAGATTGGCGACGCCCTCGTGGTGGTGCACGGCCAGAGCGATCAGCTGCGGCTGAAGAGCCAGGCCGCCCAGCGCGGGGCGCTCGACAGCTTCGCCGGTGCGGCCCTCGCCGCACGGCTCAGCGAGTACCGGTCGTTGCACGGCTCGTGGCAGGCCCACACCGCCGAGATCGAGGCGCTCGTCACCGAGCGCACGGCGCGCATCCGCGAGGCCGACCAGCTGCGCACCGCCATCGACGAGATCACCGCCGTCGCCCCGCAGCCGGGGGAGGACGACGAGCTCGCCGACGTCGCCGCCCGGCTGACCAACCTCGAAGACCTGCGCATCGCCTCGGCCGAGGCGCGCGAGACCATCTCGAGCGAGACGGGCGACCACCCAGACACCGTCGGGTTGATCGACGCCGCGCTCCGGAGCCTCGAACGGGTCGCCCACCACGACCAGGCCCTGGCCCCGATCGTGGAGGCGCTCGTGTCGGCGAGCTTCCTGGTCTCCGACATCTCCACGCAGCTCGCCAGCTACGCCGGAACCCTCGAGACCGACGAGGTGGGGGAGCTCGACCGCGTGCAGGAGCGTCGGGCCGACCTGACGAACCTGATGCGCAAGTACGGGCCGGGTCTCTCCGACGTGATCGCCTACGCGGAGTCGGCCGAGCCGCGACTGCTCGAGCTCGACTCCGACTCCGACCGCATCGAGCAGCTGACCGCTCTCGTCGACGACGAGCTCGCCGAGCTGGAGCGCCTGGCCGACGAGCTGAGCGCGCTCCGCCGCGCGGCCGGCGAGGAGCTGTCGGCGAAGGTGACCGCCGAGCTCGGTGCGCTGGCGATGCCGAACGCCCGCTTCGTGGTCGACGTGCAGCCGCGCGAGGAGCTCGGCACGACCGGGCGTGATCTGGTGCAGTTCCTGCTTCGGCCGCACGAGGGCACCGAGCCGCGTCCGCTGAACAAGGGCGCCTCGGGCGGCGAGCTCTCGCGCGTGATGCTCGCGATCGAGGTCGTTCTCGCGACCGCCGATCCGGTGCCGACGTTCGTCTTCGACGAGGTCGACGCGGGAGTGGGTGGAGCCTCCGCGATCGAGATCGGCCGCCGGCTGGCGGCGCTTGCGCAGACCTCGCAGGTCATCGTCGTGACGCACCTCGCGCAGGTCGCGGCGTTCGCCACGAACCACCTCCGCGTGGAGAAAAACCTCGACGGGCCCGTGACCGCGTCGAACGTGGTGCAGCTCGAGGGCGACGAGCGGCTGGCGGAGATGGCGCGGCTGCTCTCGGGGCTGCCCGACTCGGAGTCGGGGCTGGCGCACGCCGCCGAGCTGCTCGAGATCGCCCGGTCGCTCGCCGTCGCGGGCTGA
- a CDS encoding CTP synthase encodes MTDTRMTKHIFVTGGVVSSLGKGLTAASLGNLLTARGLKVVMQKLDPYLNVDPGTMNPFQHGEVFVTDDGAETDLDIGHYERFLDINLNQAANVTTGQIYSSVIAKERRGEYLGDTVQVIPHITDEIKRRMRLQAHDASRPDVIITEIGGTVGDIESQPFIESARQVRHELGRKNVFFVHVSLVPFMNASGEQKTKPTQHSVAALRSIGIQPDALVLRSDRPVSESNKRKIALMCDVDEAAVVNAIDVPSIYDIPTMLHSQGLDAYIVDHLELGEATGDVDWSGWQPLLDAVHEPKHEVTIGLVGKYIDLPDAYLSVTEALRAGGFGHKTKVKIKWIASDECETPEGAARELADVDGICIPGGFGVRGIEGKLGALRFARENKIPALGLCLGLQCMVIEYARNMAGLEGASSSEFDPDTEFPVIATMAEQVDIIAGGDLGGTMRLGLYEAKLAPGSIAEEVYGAPTASERHRHRYEVNNNYRDQIAEAGMTFSGLSPDGHLVEYVELPREVHPYYVATQAHPELRSRPSRPHPLFKGLVGAALDRQEASRLFAVQDADA; translated from the coding sequence ATGACCGACACGAGAATGACGAAGCACATCTTCGTCACGGGGGGTGTCGTCTCCTCTCTGGGCAAAGGCCTCACCGCCGCCAGCCTCGGCAATCTGCTGACGGCGCGCGGCCTGAAGGTCGTGATGCAGAAGCTCGACCCGTACCTGAACGTCGACCCGGGCACGATGAACCCGTTCCAGCACGGCGAGGTCTTCGTGACCGACGACGGCGCCGAGACCGACCTCGACATCGGGCACTACGAGCGCTTCCTCGACATCAACCTGAACCAGGCGGCGAACGTCACCACCGGGCAGATCTACTCAAGCGTGATCGCCAAGGAGCGCCGCGGCGAGTACCTGGGCGACACGGTGCAGGTCATCCCGCACATCACCGACGAGATCAAGCGGCGCATGCGGCTGCAGGCGCACGACGCCTCCCGCCCCGACGTGATCATCACCGAGATCGGCGGCACGGTCGGCGACATCGAGTCCCAGCCCTTCATCGAGTCGGCCCGCCAGGTGCGGCACGAGCTCGGCCGCAAGAACGTCTTCTTCGTGCACGTCTCGCTCGTGCCCTTCATGAACGCCTCGGGCGAGCAGAAGACCAAGCCCACGCAGCACTCGGTCGCGGCCCTCCGCTCGATCGGCATCCAGCCGGATGCGTTGGTGCTGCGCAGCGACCGCCCCGTCTCCGAGAGCAACAAGCGCAAGATCGCGCTGATGTGCGACGTCGACGAGGCCGCGGTCGTGAACGCGATCGACGTCCCGTCGATCTACGACATCCCCACGATGCTGCACTCGCAGGGCCTCGACGCCTACATCGTCGACCACCTCGAGCTCGGCGAGGCCACCGGCGACGTCGACTGGTCGGGCTGGCAGCCGCTGCTGGATGCGGTGCACGAGCCCAAGCACGAGGTCACGATCGGCCTGGTCGGCAAGTACATCGACCTGCCCGATGCCTACCTCTCGGTCACCGAGGCGCTGCGGGCCGGCGGCTTCGGTCACAAGACCAAGGTGAAGATCAAGTGGATCGCCTCCGACGAGTGCGAGACCCCCGAGGGCGCGGCGCGCGAGCTGGCCGACGTCGACGGCATCTGCATCCCGGGCGGCTTCGGCGTGCGCGGCATCGAGGGCAAGCTCGGCGCGCTGCGCTTCGCTCGCGAGAACAAGATCCCCGCGCTCGGCCTCTGCCTCGGCCTCCAGTGCATGGTCATCGAGTACGCCCGCAACATGGCCGGGCTCGAGGGCGCGTCCTCCAGCGAGTTCGATCCCGACACCGAGTTCCCTGTGATCGCGACGATGGCCGAGCAGGTCGACATCATCGCCGGGGGAGACCTCGGCGGCACGATGCGCCTCGGCCTCTACGAGGCGAAGCTCGCGCCCGGTTCGATCGCCGAGGAGGTGTACGGAGCCCCCACCGCCTCCGAGCGCCACCGTCACCGCTACGAGGTGAACAACAACTACCGCGATCAGATCGCCGAGGCGGGCATGACGTTCTCGGGCCTGTCGCCCGACGGCCACCTCGTCGAGTACGTCGAGCTGCCGCGCGAGGTGCACCCGTACTACGTGGCGACGCAGGCGCACCCGGAGCTGCGATCGCGCCCGAGCCGGCCGCATCCGCTGTTCAAGGGGCTCGTGGGCGCCGCCCTCGACCGCCAGGAGGCCAGCCGCCTGTTCGCCGTGCAGGACGCCGATGCCTGA
- a CDS encoding NUDIX domain-containing protein — protein sequence MPESGAEPADELVGIEADSSEVVFEGKIWDVRRETFSYGGETLTREFIDHTGAVAVIAMDDEERVLLIKQYRHPVRRREWEPPAGLLDEDGESPLDAAKRELSEEVDLEADDWHVLADYVTTPGGNNEAIRVYLARGVRPTGSTFDREGEEADMESQWFALDDVVDAVLASRVQNPSLVVGALAAHASRARGWSTLRAADAPWPDHPKHRPSGS from the coding sequence ATGCCTGAGTCGGGTGCCGAACCGGCCGACGAGCTCGTCGGCATCGAGGCCGATTCGAGCGAGGTCGTCTTCGAGGGCAAGATCTGGGACGTGCGCCGCGAGACGTTCAGCTACGGCGGCGAGACGCTGACGCGGGAGTTCATCGACCACACGGGCGCCGTCGCGGTGATCGCGATGGACGACGAGGAGCGGGTGCTGCTGATCAAGCAGTACCGGCACCCCGTGCGCCGCCGGGAGTGGGAGCCGCCGGCGGGCCTCCTCGACGAGGACGGCGAGTCGCCGCTCGACGCCGCGAAGCGCGAGCTCTCGGAGGAGGTCGACCTCGAGGCCGACGACTGGCACGTGCTGGCCGACTACGTGACGACCCCGGGCGGCAACAACGAGGCCATCCGGGTGTACCTCGCGCGAGGCGTGCGCCCCACGGGGTCGACGTTCGATCGCGAGGGCGAGGAGGCCGACATGGAGTCGCAGTGGTTCGCCCTCGACGACGTGGTCGACGCCGTGCTCGCGAGCCGGGTGCAGAACCCGTCGCTCGTCGTGGGGGCGCTCGCCGCGCACGCGTCGCGGGCTCGTGGCTGGTCGACTCTGCGTGCGGCCGACGCGCCGTGGCCCGACCACCCGAAGCACCGCCCCTCGGGCAGCTAG
- the xerD gene encoding site-specific tyrosine recombinase XerD has product MVVAAGATAVPVAVDRFLRHITVERGLAGNTVAAYRRDLVRYASWLDARGIGDVARIGENDIGAFTQALRSAEGEELSAASVARILSTVRGFHRYLVEEGLVEVDVAHDVKPPKLALRLPKAITIDEMERLLTSTGGEEPIAVRDRALLELLYATGARISELVGLDVDDVQEGDMVRVTGKGSKQRVVPVGSYARTALDAYLVRVRPTFATRGRSTPALFLGIRGQRLSRQGAWLVIQAAAERAGLSTHVSPHTFRHSFATHLLQGGADVRVVQDLLGHSSVATTQLYTHVTADTLIDMYQTAHPRAR; this is encoded by the coding sequence GTGGTCGTCGCGGCCGGTGCGACCGCCGTGCCGGTCGCCGTCGACCGGTTCCTCCGCCACATCACGGTCGAGCGCGGGCTGGCCGGCAACACGGTGGCCGCGTACCGGCGCGACCTGGTGCGCTACGCGTCCTGGCTGGATGCCCGGGGAATCGGCGACGTGGCCCGCATCGGCGAGAACGACATCGGCGCCTTCACGCAGGCGCTGCGCTCCGCCGAGGGGGAGGAGCTGTCCGCGGCGTCGGTCGCGCGCATCCTGTCGACCGTGCGCGGGTTCCACCGCTACCTGGTCGAGGAGGGCCTCGTCGAGGTCGACGTCGCGCACGACGTGAAGCCGCCGAAGCTCGCCCTGCGGCTGCCCAAGGCGATCACCATCGACGAGATGGAGCGGCTGCTCACCTCGACCGGGGGCGAGGAGCCGATCGCCGTGCGCGACCGCGCCCTGCTCGAGCTGCTCTACGCGACCGGGGCGCGCATCTCCGAGCTCGTCGGTCTCGACGTCGACGACGTGCAGGAGGGCGACATGGTGCGGGTGACGGGCAAGGGAAGCAAGCAGCGGGTGGTGCCCGTGGGCAGCTACGCCCGCACGGCGCTCGACGCGTACCTGGTGCGGGTGCGTCCGACGTTCGCGACCCGGGGGCGGTCGACCCCGGCGCTGTTCCTCGGCATCCGGGGCCAGCGACTCAGCCGGCAGGGGGCGTGGCTCGTGATCCAGGCCGCCGCCGAACGGGCGGGGCTCTCGACGCACGTGTCGCCGCACACCTTCCGGCACTCCTTCGCGACCCACCTGCTGCAGGGCGGTGCCGACGTGCGCGTGGTGCAGGACCTGCTCGGCCACTCCTCGGTGGCGACCACGCAGCTCTACACGCATGTCACGGCGGACACGCTGATCGACATGTACCAGACCGCCCACCCCCGCGCCCGGTAG
- a CDS encoding ParA family protein, which produces MGPTGRPVTEFPDPAPLASHGPARIISLCNQKGGVGKTTTSVNVGAALAEYGRKVLAIDFDPQGALSAGLGVMTHDIPTIYDLLIGTVKDPAETIRSTSVPGLDIIPANIDLSAAEVHLVSEVARESILARVLRKVSNDYDVILIDCQPSLGLLTVNALTASHGVLIPLECEYFALRGVALLVETIDKVRDRLNPALVLDGILATMYDPRTLHSREVLERVVETFGDKVFETVIGRTVKFPDATVAGKPITQFAPEHTSAKAYKQLARELVARGAVA; this is translated from the coding sequence ATGGGCCCGACCGGGCGCCCCGTCACCGAGTTCCCCGACCCGGCTCCGCTGGCCTCGCACGGCCCCGCTCGCATCATCTCGCTCTGCAACCAGAAGGGCGGCGTCGGCAAGACGACGACGAGCGTCAACGTGGGGGCGGCTCTCGCCGAGTACGGGCGCAAGGTGCTCGCCATCGACTTCGACCCGCAGGGTGCGCTGTCGGCGGGGCTCGGCGTGATGACCCACGACATCCCCACCATCTACGACCTGCTGATCGGCACGGTGAAAGACCCGGCCGAGACGATCCGGAGCACCAGCGTGCCCGGGCTCGACATCATCCCGGCGAACATCGACCTGTCGGCGGCCGAGGTGCACCTCGTCAGCGAGGTCGCGCGCGAGTCGATCCTGGCCCGCGTTCTGCGCAAGGTGAGCAACGACTACGACGTCATCCTGATCGACTGCCAGCCCTCGCTCGGGCTGCTCACCGTGAACGCGCTCACCGCGAGCCACGGCGTGCTCATCCCGCTCGAGTGCGAGTACTTCGCGCTCCGCGGCGTGGCCCTGCTCGTCGAGACGATCGACAAGGTGCGCGACCGGCTGAACCCGGCGCTCGTGCTCGACGGCATCCTCGCCACCATGTACGACCCGCGCACGCTGCACTCCCGTGAGGTGCTCGAGCGCGTGGTCGAGACCTTCGGCGACAAGGTGTTCGAGACGGTCATCGGCCGAACGGTGAAGTTCCCCGACGCGACCGTGGCCGGCAAGCCGATCACGCAGTTCGCGCCCGAGCACACCTCGGCGAAGGCCTACAAGCAGCTGGCCAGAGAACTGGTCGCCCGTGGCGCGGTCGCCTGA
- a CDS encoding segregation and condensation protein A, which translates to MARSPEPALAALLDPQPGGDPEAAGTAAPGFSLSLDNFQGPFDLLLSLITKHELDITDISLSRVTDEFIGYLKGLDSAEELDRASEFLVVAATLLDLKIAGLLPQGELVDAEDVALLEARDLLFARLLQYRAFKQVSAWLAERFDEEGTRRPRLVRLEEKYRQQTPELVWTLTADDFAALAAMALAPRELPTVGLEHLHAPLVSIREQAAHVVTVLRAAAASGTTVSFRQLIAGIDEKGVVIARFLAVLELYRHASISFEQLEPLGDLTLMWTAETWNEDDLANLGADYDN; encoded by the coding sequence GTGGCGCGGTCGCCTGAGCCGGCGCTCGCCGCGCTCCTCGACCCGCAGCCGGGTGGTGATCCGGAAGCGGCCGGCACCGCCGCGCCCGGGTTCTCGCTCAGCCTCGACAACTTCCAGGGCCCCTTCGACCTGCTGCTCTCGCTGATCACCAAGCACGAGCTCGACATCACCGACATCTCGCTCAGCCGGGTGACGGATGAGTTCATCGGGTACCTGAAAGGGCTCGACTCCGCCGAGGAGCTCGACCGGGCATCCGAGTTCCTGGTCGTCGCGGCGACGCTGCTCGACCTCAAGATCGCCGGGCTGCTGCCGCAGGGCGAGCTCGTCGACGCGGAGGACGTGGCGCTGCTCGAGGCCCGCGACCTGCTGTTCGCGCGGCTGCTGCAGTACCGCGCCTTCAAGCAGGTGTCGGCGTGGCTGGCGGAGCGGTTCGACGAGGAGGGCACGCGCCGTCCACGGTTGGTGCGGCTCGAGGAGAAGTACCGCCAGCAGACGCCGGAGCTGGTCTGGACGCTCACCGCCGACGACTTCGCGGCGCTCGCCGCCATGGCGCTCGCGCCTCGTGAGCTGCCGACCGTGGGTCTCGAGCATCTGCACGCACCGCTGGTGAGCATCCGGGAGCAGGCGGCGCACGTCGTGACCGTGCTGCGAGCGGCAGCTGCCTCGGGAACGACGGTGAGCTTCCGGCAGCTGATCGCGGGCATCGACGAGAAGGGGGTCGTCATCGCGCGGTTCCTCGCGGTGCTCGAGCTCTACCGGCACGCGTCGATCTCGTTCGAGCAGCTCGAACCGCTGGGGGATCTGACGCTGATGTGGACGGCGGAGACCTGGAACGAGGACGACCTCGCGAACCTCGGAGCCGACTATGACAACTGA